Proteins encoded in a region of the Cytobacillus pseudoceanisediminis genome:
- the spoIIIAB gene encoding stage III sporulation protein SpoIIIAB: MMKVIGAVLIIVATTWAGFEASRHLTERPRQLRQLKSALQSLEAEIMYGHTPLHEAARRLSAQLSKPLSWFFESFAKKLTDSETTVKDAWEESLKEIWKMTAFKQGEFEIMKQFGETLGRHDRLSQQKQIMLTLSHLEREEADAHDRQVKYERMVKSLGFLSGLLLIILLM, encoded by the coding sequence ATGATGAAGGTTATTGGAGCTGTTTTGATCATCGTTGCTACAACGTGGGCAGGATTTGAAGCTTCGAGGCATCTGACCGAACGGCCGCGCCAGCTTCGCCAGCTTAAATCGGCACTGCAGTCCCTGGAGGCTGAAATTATGTATGGACATACGCCACTTCATGAAGCAGCCAGAAGACTTTCTGCCCAGCTTTCCAAGCCATTATCCTGGTTCTTTGAATCCTTTGCAAAGAAATTGACTGATTCCGAGACGACCGTTAAGGACGCCTGGGAAGAAAGTTTGAAGGAAATATGGAAAATGACGGCTTTTAAACAAGGGGAATTCGAGATTATGAAGCAATTTGGCGAAACACTTGGAAGACATGACCGTCTTTCCCAGCAAAAGCAGATTATGCTGACCCTTTCCCACCTGGAACGTGAAGAAGCAGATGCACATGACAGACAAGTGAAATACGAGAGAATGGTCAAAAGTCTGGGTTTTTTATCCGGATTGCTCTTAATCATTTTACTAATGTAG
- the spoIIIAC gene encoding stage III sporulation protein AC: MGLEVDIIFKIAGVGIVVAFLHTILDQVGKKEYAQWVTLFGFIYILFMVASIVDNLFQKIKSVFLFQG; encoded by the coding sequence ATGGGCCTAGAGGTAGATATCATATTTAAGATTGCAGGTGTCGGAATTGTTGTAGCCTTTTTGCATACTATTCTTGATCAGGTGGGCAAAAAGGAATACGCACAATGGGTGACGCTGTTCGGATTTATATATATCTTGTTCATGGTTGCTTCCATTGTAGATAACCTATTCCAAAAAATAAAATCTGTTTTTTTGTTTCAGGGTTAA
- the spoIIIAD gene encoding stage III sporulation protein AD — MEILQIVGFSLVATFLALIVKEQKPNFAFLLIVFVGCAIFLFLVDQIYAIIHMIEKIAVNAKVNIVYVETILKIIGIAYIAEFAAQITKDAGQGAIAAKIEMGGKILILAMAIPILTVLIETIIRMIPS, encoded by the coding sequence ATTGAAATTCTGCAGATAGTCGGATTTTCGCTTGTAGCCACTTTCCTGGCGCTGATTGTTAAGGAGCAAAAACCCAATTTTGCTTTTTTGCTGATTGTTTTTGTCGGCTGTGCCATCTTTCTTTTTCTGGTAGACCAAATTTATGCCATTATCCATATGATTGAAAAGATTGCCGTCAATGCAAAGGTGAATATCGTATATGTTGAAACCATTTTAAAGATAATCGGAATAGCCTATATTGCTGAATTTGCAGCCCAGATCACGAAAGATGCAGGTCAGGGGGCCATTGCAGCAAAAATTGAAATGGGCGGGAAAATACTTATCCTCGCCATGGCTATCCCGATCCTTACTGTATTAATCGAAACCATCATTCGCATGATTCCGAGCTAG
- the spoIIIAG gene encoding stage III sporulation protein AG, translating to MDNEKGPFTWIKKIISKDGQSDKKPGKFHYLLLVLLFGAAIMLISNTLFQEDSSTEDLSVFKNGEEAKQKEEVPVFGQQKSGGNDTISNYEKAYEAQIKEALDAIVGVEDATVVVNVDATEKKVLEKNKTTQTQKTDETDREGGKRKVEDQSQEEQLVIVRNGEKEVPIVIETKKPEIRGVLVVAKGAENIQVKKWIIEAVTRALDVPSHRVSVMPKKQRGNNRCF from the coding sequence ATGGATAATGAAAAAGGACCTTTCACGTGGATAAAAAAGATAATTTCCAAAGACGGGCAGTCTGACAAGAAGCCTGGGAAATTCCATTATTTGCTTCTAGTTCTCCTTTTTGGAGCAGCGATCATGCTGATCAGCAATACACTGTTTCAAGAAGACAGCTCCACCGAGGATTTGTCCGTTTTTAAAAATGGGGAAGAAGCGAAGCAGAAAGAAGAGGTGCCGGTATTCGGCCAGCAGAAATCCGGAGGAAATGATACAATCTCCAATTATGAAAAGGCATACGAAGCTCAAATAAAAGAGGCCCTTGATGCAATCGTAGGGGTTGAAGATGCAACAGTTGTGGTAAATGTGGATGCCACAGAGAAGAAAGTCCTTGAAAAAAATAAAACGACCCAAACACAGAAAACCGATGAAACTGATCGGGAAGGCGGCAAAAGGAAGGTTGAGGATCAGTCACAGGAAGAACAGCTTGTGATCGTCCGAAATGGAGAAAAAGAGGTTCCGATTGTCATAGAAACCAAGAAACCTGAAATAAGGGGAGTGCTGGTCGTGGCAAAAGGGGCAGAAAATATACAAGTGAAAAAATGGATTATTGAGGCAGTAACAAGGGCACTCGATGTCCCAAGTCATAGAGTATCCGTAATGCCTAAAAAACAAAGGGGGAATAATAGATGCTTTTAA
- a CDS encoding SpoIIIAH-like family protein produces the protein MLLKKQTVWLLTMLSLVVVLSVYYVTSPEQKGSDLAAMEEKAKGEMESVESEDGKAIITNTASDEMFETLRLQLDDERSRMKEDLTSVLGQTDLPAEERMKAKDQIDELNEIAQKEAMLETLIRAMDYEDVLVRADGKKVQITVKAKDHSASAANNIIQEVRNEIGQLEAVAVEFQVEK, from the coding sequence ATGCTTTTAAAGAAACAAACAGTCTGGCTTTTAACAATGCTAAGTTTGGTGGTTGTATTATCCGTATATTATGTAACATCTCCGGAGCAAAAAGGCAGTGACCTGGCTGCTATGGAAGAGAAGGCAAAGGGTGAAATGGAATCAGTTGAAAGTGAAGATGGCAAGGCGATTATTACAAACACTGCCAGTGATGAAATGTTTGAAACTTTGCGCCTTCAGCTTGACGATGAGCGCAGCCGCATGAAGGAAGACCTTACGTCAGTTCTTGGGCAAACAGATCTTCCGGCTGAAGAAAGAATGAAGGCAAAAGATCAAATTGATGAATTAAATGAAATCGCCCAAAAAGAAGCGATGCTTGAAACATTAATCAGAGCGATGGATTATGAAGATGTACTTGTCCGTGCTGACGGCAAGAAGGTTCAAATTACGGTTAAAGCAAAAGATCATTCAGCTTCTGCTGCAAACAATATCATTCAGGAAGTAAGGAACGAAATTGGACAGCTTGAGGCAGTCGCCGTTGAGTTCCAGGTTGAAAAGTAA
- the accB gene encoding acetyl-CoA carboxylase biotin carboxyl carrier protein, with protein MLKVQEIRELIKLVDQSNIDEFVYEHEGSKIKMKKKGNEAAVVQQVQPAAVQAIAPAPQPVQPAAVKVEEPKAEAPAQVPAPQADAAEDLHKIVSPMVGTFYQSSSPDADAYVKAGSKVTKDSIVCIVEAMKLFNEIEAEVNGEIVEVLVKDGQLVEYGQPLFLVKPE; from the coding sequence ATGTTAAAAGTACAAGAAATCCGTGAACTGATTAAATTAGTTGATCAGTCAAATATTGATGAATTTGTATATGAGCATGAAGGTTCAAAAATTAAGATGAAGAAAAAGGGCAATGAAGCAGCCGTTGTTCAGCAAGTTCAGCCGGCAGCTGTTCAAGCGATAGCTCCTGCTCCGCAGCCAGTCCAGCCAGCTGCTGTAAAAGTGGAAGAGCCAAAAGCAGAAGCGCCAGCGCAAGTGCCGGCACCACAGGCTGATGCCGCGGAAGATTTACATAAGATTGTTTCACCAATGGTAGGGACCTTTTATCAATCATCTTCACCTGATGCCGATGCTTATGTAAAAGCCGGCTCCAAGGTTACAAAAGATTCCATTGTCTGCATTGTAGAAGCAATGAAGTTATTTAATGAAATTGAAGCAGAAGTTAATGGCGAAATTGTAGAAGTGCTTGTAAAGGATGGCCAGTTAGTAGAATATGGCCAGCCACTATTTTTAGTAAAGCCTGAATAA
- the accC gene encoding acetyl-CoA carboxylase biotin carboxylase subunit produces MIKKLLIANRGEIAVRIIRAAREMGIESVAVFSEADREALHVQLADEAYCIGPTASKDSYLNFTNIISVAKLTGCDAIHPGYGFLAENADFAELCRECNIIFVGPTPEAISKMGTKDIARETMKEAGVPIVPGSNGIIKDTEDAIQLAEKIEYPVIIKATAGGGGKGIRVARTEQELIKGITITQQEALTAFGNPGVYIEKYIEDFRHVEIQVLADNYGNTVHLGERDCSIQRRLQKLLEETPSPALDGETREEMGNAAVKAAKAVDYTGAGTIEFIYDYQNRKFYFMEMNTRIQVEHPVTEMVTGVDLIKEQIKVASGEKLNFTQSDVTFSGWSIECRINAENPEKNFMPSAGKINMYLPPGGLGVRVDSAAYPGYMIPPYYDSMIAKVITYGNTREEAISRMKRALSEFVVEGVHTTIPFHLKLLSHENFVEGQFNTKFLELHDVMNS; encoded by the coding sequence ATGATCAAAAAACTCTTGATTGCCAACAGAGGAGAAATAGCGGTGCGCATCATTAGGGCAGCCCGCGAGATGGGGATAGAATCTGTAGCTGTATTTTCAGAAGCTGACAGGGAAGCACTCCATGTTCAGCTGGCCGATGAGGCTTACTGCATTGGCCCAACAGCGTCAAAGGACAGCTATTTGAATTTCACCAATATAATTAGTGTCGCTAAGCTTACAGGCTGTGACGCGATCCATCCAGGTTATGGATTCCTTGCTGAAAATGCGGACTTTGCTGAACTGTGCAGAGAATGCAATATTATCTTTGTCGGCCCGACTCCAGAAGCCATCAGCAAAATGGGCACAAAGGATATTGCAAGGGAAACCATGAAGGAAGCAGGAGTACCGATTGTTCCTGGCTCCAACGGAATCATAAAGGATACAGAAGATGCTATTCAGCTTGCTGAAAAGATTGAATATCCGGTAATTATTAAAGCGACTGCCGGCGGAGGCGGGAAAGGAATCCGTGTAGCCCGTACTGAGCAAGAGCTTATTAAAGGAATTACGATCACTCAGCAGGAAGCACTAACGGCTTTCGGAAATCCTGGCGTTTATATTGAAAAATATATTGAGGACTTCCGCCATGTGGAGATCCAGGTTCTTGCAGATAATTACGGGAACACCGTTCATCTGGGAGAAAGGGATTGCTCCATTCAAAGGCGTCTGCAAAAGCTGCTGGAGGAAACGCCTTCACCTGCCCTTGACGGGGAAACACGCGAAGAAATGGGAAATGCAGCTGTTAAAGCAGCAAAAGCGGTTGATTATACAGGCGCTGGCACGATAGAATTTATATACGATTATCAAAATCGCAAATTCTATTTCATGGAAATGAACACGCGTATTCAAGTGGAGCATCCAGTTACAGAAATGGTTACAGGGGTCGATTTAATCAAGGAGCAAATTAAGGTTGCTTCAGGTGAAAAGCTTAATTTCACACAGAGTGATGTTACTTTTAGCGGCTGGTCGATCGAATGCAGAATTAATGCGGAAAACCCTGAGAAGAACTTTATGCCATCAGCAGGAAAGATCAATATGTACCTGCCTCCTGGCGGGCTGGGTGTCAGAGTGGACTCTGCTGCCTACCCTGGCTATATGATTCCTCCATATTACGATTCAATGATTGCAAAAGTGATCACTTACGGCAATACTAGAGAAGAAGCCATTTCCCGAATGAAACGGGCATTAAGTGAATTTGTAGTGGAAGGGGTACATACAACAATCCCATTCCACCTCAAGCTCCTAAGCCACGAAAACTTTGTGGAAGGGCAGTTTAATACGAAATTTCTTGAATTGCATGATGTAATGAATTCTTAA
- a CDS encoding Asp23/Gls24 family envelope stress response protein, with amino-acid sequence MSENNILEMSPENSGLGKVEIAPEVIEVIAGIAASEVEGVAQMRGNFATGVVERLGKKNHGKGVKVELTEEGIKVDVYCLMKFGVSIPSVAQKIQDNIRQALLNMTALDAQEVNIHVVGIMFENQKHEVEYEQEM; translated from the coding sequence ATGAGCGAAAATAATATTCTCGAAATGAGCCCTGAAAATTCTGGCCTTGGCAAGGTGGAAATTGCACCGGAAGTTATTGAGGTTATTGCCGGCATTGCTGCTTCGGAAGTAGAAGGCGTAGCGCAAATGCGCGGAAACTTTGCTACAGGAGTGGTTGAAAGGCTCGGTAAGAAGAACCATGGCAAAGGCGTAAAAGTCGAATTAACAGAAGAAGGCATCAAAGTTGATGTATATTGTCTGATGAAATTCGGCGTCTCCATTCCAAGCGTTGCCCAAAAAATTCAGGATAACATCCGTCAGGCCCTCCTGAATATGACAGCCCTTGACGCCCAGGAAGTAAACATCCACGTAGTAGGAATCATGTTTGAAAACCAAAAGCATGAGGTTGAATACGAACAGGAAATGTAA
- the nusB gene encoding transcription antitermination factor NusB, protein MKRRTAREKALQALFQIDVSQAEPETAIEHVLEGEKSDEYLNKLVSGVLQHKETIDGKIKGFLEKWTLERLATVDRNLLRLSVYELLYLAEEVPANVVLDEAIEIAKLYGDDQSSKFINGVLSKVKEKL, encoded by the coding sequence ATGAAGAGAAGAACAGCCAGAGAAAAAGCATTGCAGGCTTTATTTCAAATTGATGTAAGCCAGGCAGAACCGGAGACCGCCATCGAACATGTTTTAGAGGGTGAAAAAAGCGATGAGTACCTAAACAAACTAGTATCGGGTGTCCTGCAGCATAAAGAAACAATTGATGGCAAAATCAAAGGATTTCTTGAAAAATGGACACTGGAGAGGCTTGCTACTGTAGACCGCAATCTTCTGCGCTTATCCGTTTACGAGCTGCTGTATTTAGCGGAGGAAGTCCCGGCCAATGTGGTGCTCGATGAAGCTATTGAAATCGCCAAACTTTACGGTGATGATCAATCAAGCAAGTTTATTAATGGTGTTTTATCAAAGGTAAAAGAAAAGCTTTAA
- the folD gene encoding bifunctional methylenetetrahydrofolate dehydrogenase/methenyltetrahydrofolate cyclohydrolase FolD: MAAELIDGKEIARKKQDHIGSEVQKLKAEGITPGLAVILAGNNQASRTYVKNKQKTCDKLGMNSMLIELPESVSEQELIRKITELNESEDIHGILVQLPLPSHINEKAIIEAISPDKDVDGFHPINIGRMMTAQDAFIPCTPAGIIEMLDSIGTDISGKHVVVIGRSNIVGKPAGQLFLNEDATVTYCHSKTADLKEYTKRADILVAAAGKAKLITKDHVKNGAIVIDVGMNRNEGGKLCGDVDFEAVKHKAGFITPVPGGVGPMTITMLMHNTLKAAKLSISKVKSNGRH, from the coding sequence ATGGCTGCAGAATTAATAGATGGAAAAGAAATTGCAAGAAAGAAACAGGATCATATCGGTTCAGAAGTTCAAAAGCTGAAGGCGGAAGGGATCACGCCAGGCCTGGCCGTTATTTTAGCAGGGAATAATCAGGCATCCAGGACATATGTGAAAAACAAGCAGAAAACATGCGATAAGCTGGGAATGAATTCTATGCTTATTGAACTTCCCGAAAGCGTCAGTGAGCAAGAGCTTATCAGAAAAATCACTGAGTTAAACGAAAGTGAAGATATCCATGGAATCCTTGTCCAGCTTCCGCTCCCAAGCCATATTAATGAAAAAGCCATCATCGAGGCCATATCTCCTGACAAAGATGTAGATGGGTTTCATCCCATAAATATTGGCAGGATGATGACAGCTCAGGATGCATTTATCCCCTGTACTCCCGCAGGGATAATTGAAATGCTGGATAGCATTGGTACAGACATTTCCGGAAAGCATGTAGTGGTTATTGGGAGAAGCAACATTGTAGGAAAGCCCGCCGGGCAGCTGTTCCTCAATGAAGACGCTACTGTCACATACTGCCATTCGAAAACGGCTGATTTGAAGGAATATACAAAGCGGGCGGATATACTGGTGGCAGCAGCAGGCAAAGCGAAATTAATCACGAAAGACCACGTTAAAAATGGTGCAATCGTGATAGATGTCGGCATGAATCGAAATGAGGGAGGAAAGCTTTGCGGCGATGTTGATTTCGAGGCAGTGAAGCACAAAGCAGGATTTATTACTCCTGTTCCAGGCGGAGTGGGGCCGATGACAATTACCATGTTAATGCATAATACGCTAAAAGCAGCAAAGCTTTCCATAAGCAAAGTTAAAAGTAATGGCCGCCATTGA
- the xseA gene encoding exodeoxyribonuclease VII large subunit, whose product MKEQQYLTVNALTKYIKRKFDADPHLQNILVKGEISNFKQHSSGHMYFTLKDEKARILAVMFAGNARTMKFRPENGMKVLVRGAISVYESSGQYQIYVQEMQPDGIGELYLAYEQLKEKLEKEGFFSPAHKKDIPRYPKTVAIITSPTGAAIRDILTTLKRRYPIANILIYPALVQGNQAAPSIVKAITEANTSRDADVLIIGRGGGSIEELWAFNEEAVARAIFKSEIPIISAVGHETDFTIADFVADLRAPTPTGAAELAVPHIDDLTERLFNRQSRLIRAMKEQVALQNERLLRVQKSYAFRYPQKLYEQKMEQLDKVTEQLMRGSRRLHDLKLEQAETLQKRLVRSHPGQLKNQAKENNDRLHKLLNRTMTNILAAKEKDFARVISTLEALSPLKIMDRGYSLAYTENETLIKTVSQVKADDMIKLKVSDGSIECKVTDIEE is encoded by the coding sequence ATGAAGGAACAGCAGTATCTGACAGTAAACGCACTGACCAAATACATAAAACGAAAATTTGATGCCGACCCTCATCTGCAAAATATTTTGGTTAAGGGGGAAATCTCAAACTTTAAACAGCATTCAAGCGGTCATATGTACTTCACTTTAAAGGATGAGAAAGCCCGAATTTTAGCCGTAATGTTTGCAGGAAATGCGAGGACAATGAAATTCAGGCCGGAAAATGGCATGAAAGTCTTAGTTCGCGGAGCCATATCCGTTTATGAATCCAGCGGGCAATATCAAATATACGTACAGGAAATGCAGCCCGACGGGATAGGAGAACTTTATCTGGCTTATGAACAGCTTAAAGAAAAACTTGAGAAAGAAGGATTCTTTTCACCTGCGCATAAAAAAGATATACCGCGTTATCCAAAAACAGTTGCGATAATCACATCCCCTACTGGAGCTGCAATCAGAGATATTTTGACAACGCTCAAAAGGCGCTATCCAATTGCGAACATACTTATATACCCTGCGCTTGTTCAGGGGAACCAGGCAGCTCCCTCAATTGTGAAAGCGATAACGGAAGCTAATACCTCCAGGGATGCAGATGTCTTAATCATCGGACGGGGCGGAGGCTCCATTGAAGAGCTTTGGGCCTTTAATGAAGAAGCCGTAGCAAGGGCAATATTTAAGTCTGAAATACCTATAATTTCAGCTGTAGGCCATGAAACGGATTTTACAATAGCAGATTTTGTTGCAGATTTAAGGGCCCCAACCCCAACGGGAGCTGCAGAATTGGCTGTTCCGCATATCGATGACTTGACGGAAAGACTTTTCAACAGGCAATCACGGCTGATAAGAGCGATGAAAGAACAAGTTGCACTGCAAAATGAAAGGCTTCTAAGGGTGCAGAAATCATACGCTTTCCGGTACCCGCAAAAATTGTATGAGCAAAAAATGGAACAGCTGGATAAAGTGACCGAACAGCTAATGAGAGGTTCAAGAAGGCTGCACGATTTAAAGCTTGAGCAGGCAGAAACCCTGCAAAAAAGGCTGGTTCGGAGTCATCCAGGGCAGCTGAAGAATCAGGCGAAAGAAAACAATGATCGGCTTCATAAACTTTTAAACAGAACAATGACAAACATCCTGGCTGCAAAAGAAAAGGACTTTGCGAGAGTTATTTCAACCCTCGAGGCGCTCAGTCCGCTAAAAATTATGGATAGGGGCTATAGCCTTGCTTATACAGAAAATGAAACCCTGATAAAGACCGTGTCCCAAGTTAAAGCGGATGATATGATAAAATTGAAGGTGTCTGATGGAAGCATTGAATGCAAGGTAACGGATATTGAGGAGTGA
- the xseB gene encoding exodeoxyribonuclease VII small subunit, whose amino-acid sequence MADEKQLSFEQAMEELEVIVEKLEEGDVPLEEAINIYKKGMELSKLCHDKLKNVESQLTEILAEDGRKSNFAIPEEE is encoded by the coding sequence ATGGCGGATGAAAAACAACTTTCATTTGAACAAGCAATGGAAGAACTTGAAGTTATTGTGGAAAAGCTTGAAGAGGGAGATGTTCCCCTTGAAGAGGCTATTAATATTTATAAAAAAGGCATGGAGCTTTCAAAATTATGCCATGATAAGCTTAAAAATGTAGAATCACAGCTTACGGAAATACTGGCGGAGGATGGCCGTAAATCGAACTTTGCCATTCCGGAGGAGGAATAA
- a CDS encoding polyprenyl synthetase family protein, with protein sequence MHQSLSSFSELHKEKLEIHLKDYVHKLNAPPEVKESMLYSLEAGGKRIRPMLLFASLAAFGEDTSKGLWTAAAIEMVHTYSLIHDDLPSMDNDDLRRGKPTNHKVFGEAFAILAGDALLTYSFQTIAETPDEFASAETKLSLIKELSKASGAEGMVGGQAADIKGEGKQLGLEDLEYIHVHKTGKLLECSVVSGAILANASQETIQALSKFAYHLGLAFQIRDDILDLEGTEEIIGKPVGSDESKDKSTYPSLLSMSGAKEALEEHIRSAKEKLRETGLQTELLEEITDLIANRDH encoded by the coding sequence TTGCATCAATCCTTAAGTTCTTTCTCTGAACTGCATAAAGAGAAACTGGAAATTCATTTAAAGGATTACGTACATAAATTAAATGCTCCTCCTGAGGTCAAGGAATCAATGCTGTATTCACTTGAAGCCGGAGGAAAGCGGATAAGGCCAATGCTGTTATTTGCTTCATTGGCTGCTTTTGGCGAGGATACGTCGAAAGGGCTGTGGACTGCGGCGGCGATTGAAATGGTCCATACTTATTCGCTCATTCACGATGACTTGCCAAGCATGGATAATGATGACTTAAGAAGAGGCAAACCGACGAACCATAAAGTATTTGGAGAAGCATTCGCCATCCTGGCAGGCGATGCCTTGCTTACATACAGCTTCCAAACAATTGCGGAAACGCCTGACGAATTTGCTTCTGCTGAAACAAAGCTTTCTTTAATTAAAGAGCTGTCGAAAGCTTCCGGTGCTGAGGGGATGGTAGGCGGCCAGGCAGCAGACATTAAAGGGGAAGGCAAGCAGCTGGGCTTAGAGGATCTTGAGTACATCCACGTGCACAAAACGGGCAAACTGCTGGAATGCAGTGTTGTATCAGGAGCAATTTTGGCAAATGCCAGTCAGGAAACAATTCAGGCTCTATCTAAATTTGCCTATCACCTGGGACTGGCTTTTCAAATCAGGGATGATATCCTCGACCTTGAAGGGACAGAGGAGATAATCGGGAAGCCTGTAGGCAGTGATGAATCAAAAGATAAAAGTACTTATCCATCTCTTCTTTCAATGAGCGGGGCGAAAGAGGCGCTTGAAGAACATATCAGATCTGCAAAAGAAAAGCTGAGGGAAACAGGCCTTCAAACAGAGCTGCTCGAAGAAATAACAGATCTAATTGCAAACAGGGATCACTAA
- a CDS encoding TlyA family RNA methyltransferase, translating into MKTKKERLDVLLVERGLAETREKAKRAVMAGLVFSNESRMDKPGEKVSADIPLTLKGKVMPYVSRGGLKLEKALKVFNLEIEGKILLDIGSSTGGFTDCALQNGAKLSYALDVGYNQLAWKLRQDERVVVMERTNFRYVTPADLSAGMPDFASIDVSFISLKLILPVLKTLLVPGSDTVALVKPQFEAGREQVGKKGIVRDPKVHEAVLDKIIGFALSLGYDVKDVSYSPITGGDGNIEFLLHLYWSGSREEGENLLKAQTDEVVKEAHAELKTKVREEE; encoded by the coding sequence ATGAAAACAAAGAAAGAACGATTAGACGTTTTATTAGTTGAAAGAGGTCTTGCTGAGACAAGAGAAAAAGCGAAAAGAGCCGTTATGGCCGGCCTGGTGTTCAGCAATGAAAGCAGGATGGATAAGCCGGGCGAGAAGGTTAGTGCGGACATTCCGCTTACTTTAAAGGGGAAGGTCATGCCTTATGTCAGCCGGGGAGGCTTGAAGCTTGAGAAAGCTCTAAAAGTTTTTAATTTAGAAATCGAAGGCAAGATCCTCCTTGACATTGGGTCCTCAACCGGGGGCTTCACAGATTGTGCCCTGCAGAATGGCGCCAAATTGTCATATGCATTAGATGTCGGATATAATCAGCTTGCCTGGAAATTAAGGCAGGATGAACGAGTAGTTGTAATGGAAAGGACCAATTTCCGGTATGTAACCCCTGCCGATCTTTCAGCCGGTATGCCTGATTTTGCTTCCATTGATGTTTCGTTCATTTCTCTAAAGCTTATATTGCCTGTATTAAAAACGCTGCTTGTTCCGGGCAGTGACACAGTTGCCCTAGTGAAACCCCAGTTTGAAGCTGGACGGGAACAGGTTGGGAAAAAGGGGATTGTCAGAGATCCTAAAGTACATGAAGCAGTGCTTGATAAAATTATCGGATTTGCACTGAGCCTCGGTTATGATGTCAAGGACGTTTCCTATTCACCCATTACAGGCGGAGACGGCAACATAGAATTTCTCCTCCATCTGTATTGGTCAGGCAGCAGAGAGGAAGGAGAAAACCTTCTTAAAGCCCAGACAGATGAAGTTGTTAAAGAAGCCCACGCCGAACTGAAAACGAAGGTTAGAGAAGAGGAATAG
- the ahrC gene encoding transcriptional regulator AhrC/ArgR produces MNKGQRHIKIREIITNNDIETQDDLVDELKNAGFNVTQATVSRDIKELHLVKVPLMDGRYKYSLPADQRFNPLQKLKRNLMDAFVRVDTAGHLLVMKTLPGNAMAIGALIDNLDWEEILGTICGDDTCLIICKTPEDTEAISNRFLEML; encoded by the coding sequence ATGAATAAAGGGCAAAGACATATTAAAATCCGGGAGATTATTACAAATAACGATATTGAAACACAGGATGACCTGGTGGATGAATTGAAAAACGCCGGGTTTAATGTAACTCAGGCGACTGTCTCAAGAGATATTAAAGAGCTTCATCTGGTAAAAGTTCCTTTGATGGACGGAAGATATAAATACAGTCTTCCAGCGGACCAGCGCTTCAATCCGCTGCAAAAGCTTAAACGAAATTTAATGGATGCCTTTGTCAGAGTGGATACTGCAGGACATCTCCTTGTAATGAAGACTCTCCCGGGCAATGCCATGGCTATTGGCGCACTTATTGATAACCTTGACTGGGAAGAGATTCTGGGGACAATCTGCGGGGACGACACATGCCTGATCATATGCAAAACCCCAGAAGATACAGAAGCAATTTCAAACCGTTTTCTTGAAATGCTGTAG